A single region of the Candidatus Paceibacterota bacterium genome encodes:
- a CDS encoding family 43 glycosylhydrolase, with translation MRGSTLLLAILVGQAAHQLSLADTRSAAPRMHFADNVSGRPFSKDPAVVKFKGTYWLYYSVPPYPGKPTEGWSIGVATSTNLVDWTKAGELRSSGEAEARGFTAPGAIVLRGKIHLFYQTYGRGKGDAICHAWSEDGLRFTRDPTNPVFWPSGDWNAGRAIDADVIRHGDRLLLYWATRDPTMKVQMLGVAAAPLDSDFARDKWTQLNMNGPILEPTVPTELDDPGLDLAWEKRCIEAPAMGRHGGRLYMFYAGGYNNDPQQIGVAVSDDGVRFQRLSDKPFLPNGRPGSWNASESGHPYLFQDDDGQDYLFYQGNNTAGKTWHLSVVPIQWREGQPVQAPERLLPR, from the coding sequence ATGAGAGGCTCGACGTTGCTCTTGGCGATCCTGGTTGGCCAAGCAGCGCACCAGCTTTCATTGGCGGATACGCGGAGCGCCGCGCCCCGGATGCACTTCGCGGACAACGTCAGCGGCCGGCCGTTCTCAAAGGACCCGGCCGTCGTGAAGTTCAAGGGCACGTATTGGCTCTACTACTCCGTCCCGCCTTACCCGGGCAAGCCGACGGAGGGCTGGTCCATCGGGGTGGCGACCAGCACAAACCTGGTGGATTGGACCAAAGCCGGGGAGCTGCGCAGTAGCGGCGAAGCCGAGGCCAGGGGTTTCACCGCCCCGGGCGCCATCGTGCTGCGCGGGAAGATTCACCTGTTCTATCAGACCTACGGCAGGGGCAAAGGCGACGCGATTTGCCACGCGTGGTCCGAGGATGGCTTGCGATTCACCCGAGACCCGACAAATCCCGTGTTCTGGCCGAGCGGCGATTGGAACGCCGGCCGAGCCATTGACGCGGATGTCATCCGGCATGGGGACCGGCTGCTGCTGTATTGGGCAACACGTGACCCGACGATGAAAGTCCAGATGCTCGGAGTGGCTGCGGCGCCATTGGACAGCGATTTCGCGCGCGACAAATGGACGCAGCTCAACATGAACGGCCCGATCCTTGAGCCCACGGTGCCAACGGAGCTGGATGACCCGGGCCTCGATCTGGCCTGGGAAAAGCGCTGTATTGAAGCCCCGGCGATGGGTCGGCACGGCGGCCGGCTCTACATGTTCTACGCCGGCGGCTACAACAACGATCCGCAGCAGATTGGTGTGGCGGTCAGCGACGATGGCGTCCGCTTCCAGCGCCTGTCGGACAAGCCCTTTCTACCGAACGGCCGGCCGGGTAGTTGGAATGCGAGCGAATCGGGCCACCCCTACCTGTTTCAGGACGATGACGGGCAGGATTACTTATTCTACCAAGGGAACAACACAGCCGGCAAGACGTGGCACTTGTCCGTTGTGCCCATACAATGGCGGGAGGGCCAGCCCGTTCAAGCGCCCGAGAGACTCCTGCCGAGATAA